The following are encoded together in the Penicillium digitatum chromosome 3, complete sequence genome:
- a CDS encoding HbrB-like — MTSTFRSPNSPGRQVPPAPRYPRPPSDDEEEDDSDEDELVRPGSSGSDASSNVTTVSATPITPIHTQTSSGGYFPPQPRSATSPHHPMPNPARRPSGRGPSVELSRHRSRHHSQGFFEPSLPTASSDQASNVSASRIAAQAAMQQTKRQQNAMTPIEDDSRPRRSGSSSPPLIPPPMRLNQPSPQPPPPSGNVATTAANVVFPRANAPPVEQQPEKQKKKKLFSKPKHIGISSHKDLGKDRGLPSPSKISGLSRMVSGSTTAMTDLSSTNSTIYNLANASVSTVVPADRPLLPEKEKDKDKHKHHFLSRQKLKLKDRVEDHFNLTLSSASSNSRPADPNAPQSLYSFTPASPAPGATFGKSVSGLDLLHGGRALREKKKEEKALAESEQMEWLANNAGGPTTPGVFPGPSSVGSSGTFPDPILRETLQGFGLNNMTTEDAWDFLKAKLLVIFDGEDVRIAIEDLNKLVLVHLQRCVVKRAPASIIMDLQDLLQTGFANLNHSSLIGLPDERLVPHLVQVWLLVFGTILPFIQAVFLPLDLEFKGCGSLMTAREADEFWSTLHVGGTLDVRSIVLMAFRDCMILNRYDALKANFSRLSLESINSGFLTLSVTTKSTSNGGRPGTAASLDAGFGSYNSQSSTLLSTVADSYSSDGNTALANHPRPSSSDSRSRATSNTSSNADPLFFQSIASPPTSSKRPAPTIIHRGSSADSSHIITETVGRMLQCISVLASVQTDDSAQERIEILSKALKHNWLGRGRTGRDRRGFVGAKIRPVMVGGPPVFDDADSLTTAGISIGASTSTGGSRGRGDSSSSEWSSTVPEPGMSVRSGARRELSVR; from the coding sequence ATGACTTCTACCTTCCGATCCCCCAACTCGCCTGGGCGTCAAGTACCTCCTGCCCCTCGCTACCCCCGACCTCCGTCtgatgacgaagaggaagacgactccgatgaagacgaatTGGTTCGCCCCGGCTCCTCCGGTAGTGACGCCTCTTCTAATGTGACCACCGTTTCCGCCACTCCTATCACTCCTATCCATACTCAAACGTCCTCCGGGGGTTACTTCCCTCCACAACCACGCTCGGCCACCTCACCTCATCACCCTATGCCGAATCCAGCTCGAAGGCCCTCCGGCCGGGGCCCCTCTGTCGAGCTGTCCCGGCATAGATCACGGCATCACTCGCAGGGCTTCTTTGAGCCTTCTTTGCCAACCGCCTCCTCCGACCAAGCCTCTAACGTGTCAGCATCCCGTATCGCCGCCCAGGCAGCCATGCAGCAGACAAAAAGGCAACAAAATGCCATGACCCCGATAGAGGATGATTCTCGTCCTAGGCGCAGTGGAAGTAGCTCACCTCCTCTCATTCCTCCTCCAATGCGTCTCAATCAACCCTCCCCACAACCGCCTCCACCGTCTGGGAACGTGGCCACGACAGCTGCGAACGTGGTCTTCCCGCGAGCCAATGCTCCACCGGTGGAACAACAGCCCgagaaacagaagaagaagaagctctTCTCAAAGCCAAAACACATCGGAATCAGCAGTCATAAAGATCTGGGCAAAGACCGTGGTCTTCCCTCCCCGAGCAAGATCAGTGGGTTGTCGCGAATGGTCAGCGGTTCGACTACAGCCATGACCGACTTGTCCTCGACCAACTCGACAATTTACAATTTGGCCAATGCCTCCGTGAGCACAGTCGTCCCTGCAGATCGTCCGCTGCTTCcagagaaggaaaaggacAAAGACAAGCACAAGCATCATTTTCTGTCGAGGCAGAAACTCAAATTAAAGGATCGCGTCGAAGACCATTTCAACCTTACTCTATCATCGGCATCGAGTAATTCTCGTCCAGCAGACCCCAATGCCCCGCAATCTTTATACTCCTTTACACCTGCGTCTCCGGCTCCGGGAGCGACATTTGGCAAGTCGGTCAGTGGGTTGGACCTCCTGCATGGCGGTCGAGCACTGCgtgagaagaaaaaggaggaGAAGGCTCTTGCTGAGTCGGAGCAGATGGAATGGCTCGCCAATAATGCTGGCGGACCCACGACACCCGGCGTTTTCCCAGGCCCGTCTTCGGTTGGTAGTTCGGGGACATTTCCCGATCCTATTCTTCGAGAGACCTTGCAAGGGTTTGGGTTGAATAATATGACCACAGAGGATGCGTGGGACTTCCTGAAGGCGAAGCTGCTGGTCATCTTTGATGGTGAAGATGTGCGCATTGCCATTGAAGATCTCAACAAGCTGGTGCTCGTACATTTACAGCGTTGCGTCGTTAAAAGGGCCCCTGCCTCTATTATTATGGACCTGCAAGATCTCCTGCAAACTGGATTTGCGAATTTGAATCATAGTTCGTTGATAGGCCTCCCAGATGAAAGGCTGGTCCCGCATCTGGTTCAAGTGTGGCTGCTGGTGTTTGGCACAATTCTGCCCTTCATTCAGGCTGTGTTTCTCCCCTTGGATCTCGAGTTCAAGGGCTGTGGATCCTTGATGACTGCCCGAGAAGCCGATGAATTCTGGAGTACACTGCATGTGGGTGGAACACTCGATGTGCGAAGTATAGTCTTGATGGCCTTCCGAGACTGCATGATCCTAAATCGCTACGATGCCCTCAAAGCAAACTTCTCCCGACTCAGCCTAGAATCTATCAACTCCGGATTCCTGACGCTCAGCGTCACAACCAAGAGCACCAGCAACGGAGGCCGTCCTGGCACTGCAGCCTCGCTAGATGCCGGCTTTGGTAGCTACAACTCGCAGTCATCAACGCTTCTCAGCACCGTAGCCGACAGCTACTCTTCCGACGGCAATACCGCCCTGGCCAACCACCCCCGTCCATCAAGCAGTGACTCTCGTAGTCGCGCTACCTCGAACACATCTTCCAACGCAGATCCACTCTTTTTCCAGTCCATCGCATCGCCTCCAACCTCTAGCAAACGGCCCGCGCCCACTATCATCCACCGTGGCAGCTCCGCCGATTCTTCCCACATCATCACAGAGACCGTCGGCCGCATGCTACAATGCATCAGCGTCCTGGCCAGCGTGCAAACCGACGACTCTGCCCAGGAGCGGATCGAGATTCTTAGCAAAGCTCTCAAACACAACTGGCTTGGCCGCGGCCGCACTGGCCGTGATCGTCGTGGCTTCGTCGGCGCCAAGATCCGGCCTGTGATGGTTGGTGGACCTCCTGTA